One part of the Paenibacillus silvisoli genome encodes these proteins:
- a CDS encoding SDR family NAD(P)-dependent oxidoreductase, whose translation MYPSFDLNGKIAVVTGASMGIGYGLAKALAHAGATVIATARNMTLLEQLCEEIRQEGGKAFAASLDVTNVGQIDSVLKLIAQEHGRIDILVNNAGLGANHPATEVTEEDWDSMMNVNLKGLFFCCQSAGKIMLKQGYGRIVNMSSQASIVGIRDHAVYCATKGGVNQLTRVLALEWSSRGVNVNAVGPTFTYTPGTAERLDDPHYLSGVLNRIPAEKVAGIKDVAGAVIYLASPASDMVTGTILLVDGGWTAQ comes from the coding sequence ATGTATCCAAGTTTTGATCTGAATGGGAAAATCGCCGTTGTTACCGGCGCTAGCATGGGTATCGGGTATGGCCTTGCAAAAGCGCTGGCTCACGCCGGTGCTACAGTTATCGCAACCGCTCGCAATATGACACTGCTTGAGCAATTATGCGAGGAGATCCGCCAAGAGGGCGGTAAAGCTTTTGCAGCTTCGTTAGACGTTACCAATGTCGGGCAAATCGATTCGGTTTTGAAGCTAATTGCGCAAGAACATGGACGCATCGATATACTTGTTAATAATGCAGGGCTTGGTGCTAACCATCCTGCAACAGAAGTAACGGAAGAAGATTGGGATTCGATGATGAACGTAAATTTGAAGGGACTCTTCTTTTGCTGCCAGTCCGCAGGAAAAATCATGCTGAAACAAGGTTATGGACGGATTGTGAATATGAGCTCGCAAGCCAGCATTGTTGGCATTCGCGATCATGCCGTATACTGCGCAACCAAAGGCGGGGTCAATCAATTAACGCGCGTGCTAGCGCTCGAATGGTCCTCTCGTGGTGTCAATGTGAATGCAGTCGGACCTACGTTTACGTACACGCCGGGAACCGCAGAACGATTGGATGACCCGCACTATTTGAGTGGCGTACTGAATCGGATCCCGGCAGAAAAAGTAGCTGGCATCAAGGATGTTGCAGGTGCCGTCATTTACCTCGCCTCGCCGGCAAGCGACATGGTTACGGGAACAATCCTACTGGTCGATGGGGGATGGACCGCCCAATAG
- a CDS encoding DUF1801 domain-containing protein, with protein sequence MNQEVAAFIENLPKWQGGISSILRDMVKETIPEAEERIQYKKPHFLKNGHYAAVISPSKDAIAFMIMNASGIDFPKGFEGPAERKWIKLREGDTPDLVMLSGLLQQASSTL encoded by the coding sequence GTGAACCAAGAAGTTGCTGCCTTTATCGAAAATTTGCCGAAATGGCAGGGAGGGATCAGCTCCATCCTGCGTGACATGGTTAAAGAGACGATTCCAGAAGCCGAAGAACGCATTCAATATAAGAAGCCGCATTTTCTGAAAAACGGGCATTATGCAGCGGTCATTTCCCCTTCAAAGGATGCCATTGCGTTCATGATCATGAATGCAAGCGGCATCGACTTTCCTAAGGGATTCGAGGGACCAGCCGAACGAAAATGGATCAAATTGCGGGAAGGCGACACTCCGGATCTTGTCATGCTGTCGGGGCTTCTTCAGCAAGCTTCCAGTACGCTCTAA